The DNA sequence TATATTCCGGATAGTCGCTCCAAGAAAGAACGTGAGAAACTTCTAGCAGACGTGGATCATCAACAGAAGTTATCAGACACTGGTTATAGTATAATCTAAGAACCAACGGGCGAAACTCAGATGGCGTGTTTCTTACTGTGGTTGAAGTCTCATGTTCGGATGTTTCGATACTCTCATCTCTCTTTTCCAGTTTCTCTTTTAGTTGAACTATATCTGAGGGATGCTCCTCTTCGTGATTACATTCATACCGAAGATGAGTCCTGACCGTTTCTTTCTTACAGTCAAATACCTCAGCAATCTCTCTCATTGAATATCTTTTATCATAGTATAGAGATCTCATTTCACTGCAATCTTCCTTCGAAATATCTGTTCCCGCCATTTTCTTCATACCGTTGACTGAGTCGATTAATAAGAATTAGGGACTTCTTTCAATTCGTAGTTATCCGATAACTACGAACCATACACACCCTATTCGGCTATATACACCCTCAAAACAGCCTCGCCGACAGAACTAAGTTCGTAGTTGTCTATGGATAAGTAAGAAGTGGATATGAGGGTCGAGAAAAGCGGAAACGGATACAAATGTTGGCTCAAT is a window from the Candidatus Afararchaeum irisae genome containing:
- a CDS encoding HNH endonuclease, with the translated sequence MAGTDISKEDCSEMRSLYYDKRYSMREIAEVFDCKKETVRTHLRYECNHEEEHPSDIVQLKEKLEKRDESIETSEHETSTTVRNTPSEFRPLVLRLYYNQCLITSVDDPRLLEVSHVLSWSDYPEYRHEVENVMVLNKIHHAAFDSGIFTLSQDYRLHVSPDFETESTFLRRTLLEKEGDKIELPEEVRIKPEFLERHNQDLDWWN